From a region of the Fervidicoccaceae archaeon genome:
- a CDS encoding DNA-directed DNA polymerase I: MTYAAKKKRNNTTLMDFIRKDEEKKIGGDAKAIAMELANSSKEKSNSPSAIESKNEEKNERGKFIVWFSIVDEAIVEEGHLLSYYYDPDRNAALLCFYDEKRKRLAYWYDKTQHKPYFIVAEEPEEVERKLLREKSKEAVYAIERIEKINPLTMKREKFTKIVVNDPLAVRELRGIFKESWESKIKYHQNFIYDRGLIPGYKYKVSGKTLSPVEVSISSKDELKKVFEGESEEVKRFAEELSTLFELSPPLPSMVAIDVEVFSPYANRLPNVATAPYPILSIALVGNDGRKKVLALAYPHASKSPIRSRISADADIEVFDSERAMLLEAFRIIGQYQVIYSYNGDNFDLPYMRNRARVLGFKPQEVPIKEFQEYYTLKGGIHIDLYKVFENKALKTYAFGGNYRENTLDSVAQSIIGIGKVKIDENPGMLGISKLIEYNLRDAEITLSLATWKSNLTWKLLILLSRLTKTGIEELSRTQISNWIRNMLYWEHRRRNYLIPRQEDILQYKREIKSKAVIKGKKYAGAIVLDPPVGVFFNILVLDFASLYPSIMKVWNLSYETVNPSYDCKNKKEIPDVKHVVCMDKKGMTSLIIGTMRDLRVKVYKKKGKEKGLSAEQKEWYNAVQSALKVLLNASYGVFGSDAFSLYAPPVAESVTAIGRFTIMSTIKKAVSLGLKVLYGDTDSMFIWNPEKESLSRLISEVEKEFSLDLDVDKEFRYVAFSGLKKNYLAVTPGDEIVIKGLLGKKRNQPEFLKNSFNEVISLLKEIKAPSDFTKVHEQIRGKVKDIYRKLKGMGFMLDELAFNVMLNKDIDGYVKNTPQHVKAAMLLKNFDKKLVKGDIISYVKVKGKDGVKPVSLAKLSEVDVDKYLEITKTTFEQVLRTINISWEDIEGMARLESFFNK; this comes from the coding sequence ATGACCTATGCTGCTAAGAAAAAAAGAAACAACACCACCCTCATGGATTTCATCAGGAAAGATGAAGAGAAAAAAATAGGAGGAGATGCCAAAGCAATAGCAATGGAACTAGCTAACAGCAGCAAGGAAAAAAGCAACTCTCCTTCTGCAATTGAATCTAAAAATGAAGAGAAAAATGAGAGAGGCAAATTTATAGTTTGGTTCAGCATTGTAGATGAGGCCATTGTGGAGGAAGGGCATCTTCTATCATATTACTATGACCCAGATAGAAATGCTGCTCTTCTATGCTTCTATGACGAGAAGAGGAAGAGATTGGCATATTGGTACGATAAGACCCAGCATAAGCCGTACTTCATTGTAGCAGAAGAACCTGAAGAAGTGGAAAGAAAACTGCTCAGAGAAAAATCAAAGGAAGCAGTTTATGCTATCGAGAGAATTGAGAAGATTAATCCTCTAACTATGAAGAGAGAGAAGTTCACAAAGATAGTAGTTAATGACCCACTGGCTGTGAGAGAGCTTAGAGGAATTTTCAAGGAAAGTTGGGAAAGCAAGATAAAATATCATCAGAACTTCATTTATGACAGAGGGCTCATACCAGGATATAAATACAAAGTCAGTGGAAAAACTCTCTCTCCAGTTGAGGTAAGCATCTCATCTAAGGATGAGCTCAAGAAGGTCTTCGAGGGGGAGAGCGAGGAGGTCAAGAGGTTTGCTGAGGAATTGAGCACACTGTTTGAGCTTTCCCCTCCTCTTCCCTCGATGGTGGCAATTGACGTTGAAGTCTTTTCCCCATATGCAAATAGACTACCTAATGTTGCTACTGCCCCATACCCAATACTCTCAATAGCTTTAGTTGGCAATGATGGTAGGAAAAAAGTCCTTGCCCTCGCATATCCGCATGCTTCAAAATCTCCAATTAGAAGCAGGATATCAGCTGATGCTGACATTGAAGTATTCGACAGCGAGCGCGCAATGCTCCTTGAGGCCTTTAGAATAATTGGACAGTATCAAGTTATTTATTCCTACAACGGAGACAACTTCGACTTGCCTTATATGAGGAATAGAGCAAGAGTTCTCGGTTTTAAACCGCAAGAGGTTCCAATAAAGGAATTTCAAGAATACTATACATTGAAAGGAGGAATACACATAGATCTCTACAAGGTCTTCGAAAACAAAGCCCTTAAAACTTATGCATTCGGTGGAAATTACAGAGAGAACACCCTTGACAGTGTGGCTCAAAGCATTATAGGAATTGGAAAGGTTAAGATCGACGAAAATCCAGGCATGCTGGGAATATCAAAGCTGATTGAGTACAACCTAAGAGATGCCGAGATAACTCTTTCTCTGGCAACATGGAAAAGTAATTTAACGTGGAAACTTCTGATTCTTCTCTCCCGTCTCACGAAGACTGGAATTGAGGAGCTGAGCAGAACACAGATAAGCAACTGGATAAGAAACATGCTCTATTGGGAGCACAGAAGGAGGAACTATCTAATACCTAGACAGGAAGATATCCTGCAGTACAAAAGAGAAATAAAGAGCAAGGCCGTCATAAAGGGAAAGAAATACGCTGGAGCAATAGTACTGGATCCCCCTGTGGGAGTATTTTTCAATATTCTTGTTCTTGACTTTGCAAGTCTGTATCCATCTATAATGAAGGTATGGAATCTGAGCTATGAGACTGTGAACCCCTCATATGATTGTAAGAATAAGAAGGAGATTCCAGATGTGAAACATGTTGTATGCATGGATAAAAAGGGGATGACCTCCCTCATAATAGGGACGATGAGAGATCTGAGAGTAAAAGTTTATAAGAAGAAAGGCAAGGAGAAAGGTCTCAGCGCTGAGCAAAAAGAATGGTACAATGCTGTTCAATCGGCATTGAAGGTACTTCTGAATGCCAGCTATGGCGTGTTTGGAAGCGATGCTTTCTCTCTTTATGCACCTCCAGTGGCTGAGAGCGTGACAGCAATTGGAAGGTTCACGATTATGAGCACAATAAAGAAGGCCGTTTCTCTTGGTCTGAAGGTTCTCTACGGCGACACCGATAGCATGTTCATATGGAATCCTGAAAAGGAATCTTTGTCAAGGCTGATAAGCGAGGTAGAGAAGGAATTTTCTTTGGACTTGGATGTTGACAAGGAATTCAGATATGTTGCTTTTTCTGGCCTGAAGAAGAACTATCTCGCAGTAACACCCGGAGACGAGATTGTCATAAAGGGACTGCTTGGAAAGAAAAGGAACCAGCCTGAATTTCTCAAGAACTCTTTTAACGAAGTAATATCATTGCTGAAGGAGATAAAAGCTCCAAGCGACTTCACAAAAGTACACGAGCAAATAAGAGGAAAAGTGAAGGATATATATAGAAAGCTCAAAGGCATGGGATTCATGCTAGACGAATTGGCATTCAATGTTATGCTCAATAAGGACATTGATGGTTATGTCAAGAATACCCCGCAGCACGTTAAGGCTGCTATGCTACTGAAGAACTTCGATAAAAAGCTCGTCAAGGGGGACATAATCTCTTATGTCAAGGTAAAGGGAAAAGATGGAGTAAAGCCCGTTTCCCTAGCAAAGCTCTCAGAAGTCGATGTTGACAAATATTTAGAAATAACGAAGACAACGTTCGAGCAGGTGCTTCGAACAATAAACATTAGCTGGGAAGATATCGAGGGAATGGCAAGGCTCGAGAGCTTCTTTAATAAATAG
- a CDS encoding Xaa-Pro peptidase family protein, with product MVGFEKARARRILSHDLSAVLVVAGPNFFYLTGKNIKSFERPLLLLATRDDCLVVAPKFEEERIADINCGDTILYKDGEDPFFFLSPETRSLGIRSKDKIGLDPNMNIDTYFSVARVLSDFSLVSAKEAILYERMKKDDYELESIVKASSILDRLFKEAESMISEGVTEAEVYMNLILLSSKLGADESQLFSVQSGPNTALPHHEYSDRVMKRGDLVLLDLALSVDGYYADLTRVYSLGEPSEEVRRTFEVVSSAVEKGMSSVKVGLQGNVVDSAVREEIRRNGMENFFTHRTGHGLGIEVHELPNIAPASLDTIEERSVFTVEPGVYYAGKFGIRLEVDLIAWKKGIDLVGEYPLELRIL from the coding sequence TTGGTTGGATTTGAAAAGGCTAGAGCGAGACGGATTCTCTCTCACGATCTCTCTGCAGTTTTAGTAGTAGCAGGTCCTAACTTTTTCTATCTGACGGGAAAAAATATAAAAAGCTTTGAGAGACCGTTGCTTCTCTTGGCAACGAGAGATGACTGTCTAGTTGTAGCTCCAAAATTTGAAGAAGAGAGAATCGCTGACATAAACTGTGGGGATACTATTTTATATAAGGATGGCGAAGATCCCTTCTTTTTTCTCTCTCCAGAAACAAGGTCCTTAGGGATAAGGAGCAAGGACAAAATTGGTCTAGATCCGAATATGAATATTGATACCTACTTCAGCGTTGCGAGGGTACTTTCGGATTTTTCCCTGGTTAGCGCCAAAGAAGCTATCCTATATGAGAGAATGAAAAAGGATGACTATGAGCTGGAGAGCATAGTAAAAGCCTCTTCAATATTGGATAGACTTTTCAAGGAGGCAGAAAGCATGATTTCTGAGGGGGTAACTGAAGCTGAAGTTTACATGAATTTAATTCTCCTCTCAAGTAAGCTTGGTGCCGATGAATCGCAGCTCTTCTCTGTTCAGAGCGGACCAAACACTGCTCTTCCTCACCATGAATATTCTGATAGGGTTATGAAGAGGGGTGATTTGGTATTGCTCGATTTGGCTCTCTCAGTCGATGGATATTATGCCGACTTGACAAGAGTCTATTCCTTAGGGGAACCCAGTGAGGAAGTAAGGAGAACATTTGAAGTTGTGAGTAGTGCAGTAGAGAAGGGAATGAGCTCAGTCAAGGTTGGACTCCAGGGAAATGTTGTGGATTCGGCTGTGAGAGAGGAAATTAGAAGAAATGGGATGGAAAATTTCTTCACTCACAGAACAGGCCATGGATTGGGAATAGAAGTTCATGAGCTCCCAAACATAGCACCAGCATCGTTGGATACAATAGAAGAGAGAAGCGTTTTCACTGTTGAGCCAGGAGTGTATTATGCAGGAAAATTCGGCATCAGGCTCGAGGTGGATCTGATTGCTTGGAAGAAAGGGATCGATCTGGTCGGAGAGTATCCCCTGGAGCTCAGAATCTTATAA
- a CDS encoding ABC transporter substrate-binding protein yields the protein MPSSKLILGVALAVVIVIAATLLVINRGGQQTTTTTNTAVSNTTTQPTGGSVLRVSFAWPNYIDPAVGNDYASATTINNLYDPLVYPKPGGGVIPWVAESWNVSSDGLTWTFHIRKGILFHDGSELTANDVVFSMNRLLTIKEGFSYLFLPYVDSVSAIDNYTVVFKLKAPYGPFLDSLTRFYILNSKLVMQHIIYNSTQYNYGQYGDYGRNWLLTHDAGSGPYMVKSFQLESQIILQKFDKYWAGLKPNSPDTAIFIGTTDPSTIRTLMMKRELEISDQWQPKENYDFLSNVAGISIANIPSGDVFYLMLNTKLPPTDDINFRKAMAWGFDYNTVINQIFPGSPRACGPIAPSLPGSLPNATCYTYNPEKALEALKQSKYYGQLDKYPVEYHWVAEVPDEEKVALLFKANMQQLGITVNVVKKPWLSVVQEMANLSTSPNIVSIFDGPVIYDIGPLLLARYSSQSLGTWEQNEWLMDTKLDSMIMDALRTINQTERYQKYYQIQQYIIDLVPTIFTFEQLEKHAYQSYYVDWPQARGEGVMLYGYSIDLRTIQVFPEKRAELLSGTTTATKSLSQVEIALIAVLSSLLYMSAFLVTAIQKGRIN from the coding sequence ATGCCTTCTTCAAAGTTAATTCTTGGTGTTGCCCTGGCAGTTGTAATTGTCATAGCTGCTACATTGCTCGTAATCAACAGAGGGGGCCAGCAAACTACAACCACTACTAATACTGCGGTTTCAAACACCACAACCCAACCAACAGGAGGCAGCGTTCTCAGAGTCTCATTTGCATGGCCAAACTATATTGATCCAGCAGTGGGAAATGACTACGCAAGTGCAACAACTATAAACAACCTATATGATCCACTCGTATATCCCAAACCAGGAGGAGGAGTCATACCATGGGTAGCAGAAAGCTGGAATGTTAGCAGTGATGGTCTAACTTGGACATTTCACATAAGGAAGGGTATACTGTTTCATGATGGTTCTGAGCTCACAGCCAACGATGTTGTCTTCAGCATGAACAGACTATTGACAATTAAGGAGGGTTTCTCCTATCTCTTCCTCCCATATGTCGATTCTGTAAGTGCGATCGACAACTATACTGTAGTTTTCAAGCTGAAGGCCCCCTATGGTCCATTTCTCGACTCTCTTACCAGATTCTACATTTTAAACAGCAAGCTGGTCATGCAGCATATAATTTACAATAGTACTCAGTACAATTATGGTCAATATGGAGATTACGGAAGGAACTGGCTTCTCACGCATGATGCAGGGAGTGGGCCATATATGGTCAAAAGCTTTCAGCTCGAATCGCAGATAATTCTTCAGAAATTCGACAAGTACTGGGCAGGTCTCAAACCAAACTCCCCAGATACAGCTATCTTCATAGGCACTACGGATCCATCAACTATTAGAACCTTGATGATGAAGAGAGAGCTGGAGATAAGTGATCAATGGCAACCAAAGGAGAACTACGATTTCCTTTCTAATGTTGCTGGAATAAGTATAGCCAACATCCCCTCTGGAGACGTCTTCTATCTCATGCTTAATACAAAGCTTCCACCAACTGATGACATAAACTTCAGGAAAGCAATGGCATGGGGATTCGATTACAACACAGTTATCAATCAGATATTTCCAGGAAGCCCAAGAGCCTGCGGGCCTATTGCTCCGAGTCTCCCCGGTTCTCTCCCTAATGCAACTTGTTATACATACAATCCAGAGAAGGCTCTTGAAGCACTTAAGCAGAGCAAGTACTATGGACAGCTGGACAAGTATCCCGTAGAATATCATTGGGTAGCAGAAGTTCCAGATGAAGAAAAAGTTGCCCTACTCTTCAAAGCAAATATGCAACAGCTCGGGATAACAGTCAACGTTGTGAAGAAGCCATGGCTCTCAGTAGTGCAGGAAATGGCAAACTTATCAACTTCCCCCAACATCGTCTCAATTTTTGATGGTCCAGTTATTTATGATATCGGTCCTTTGCTCCTTGCAAGATATTCGAGTCAGAGCCTAGGGACGTGGGAGCAGAATGAGTGGCTGATGGACACAAAGTTAGATTCAATGATAATGGATGCTCTGAGAACTATAAATCAAACTGAAAGATATCAGAAGTACTATCAAATTCAGCAGTACATAATAGATTTGGTCCCAACCATATTTACATTTGAGCAGCTAGAAAAGCACGCATATCAAAGCTACTATGTTGATTGGCCACAGGCAAGAGGAGAAGGCGTAATGCTCTATGGATATTCCATTGATCTCAGGACCATACAGGTTTTCCCAGAGAAGAGAGCAGAGTTGCTTTCTGGAACTACTACTGCTACCAAGTCCTTGAGTCAGGTGGAAATAGCATTGATAGCAGTGCTTTCCTCTCTTCTATATATGTCAGCCTTCCTGGTAACTGCTATTCAGAAGGGCAGAATAAATTAG
- a CDS encoding hydantoinase/oxoprolinase family protein yields the protein MHKSQLGGHFNLLSKPIRIGVDIGGAFTDLVAYNEETGELTWKKVETTPNDPSEGVIEAIVKSGIDISKAYAFIHGQTLVINTILTRSGAKVGLLTTKGFRDVLELQRSNRRDMYNFRYRKPEPFVPRYLRREISERISSDGSVITPLNENELRKEVEVLLREGVESIAISFFNSYANPKHEKEAMYWIKSNYPEIPVTTSYDITREWREYERTSTAVLNAYVKPKMKRYLEKLEKSLKSLGFLGTSYAMLSNGGMGTFSYVAEYPITSVESGPVAGVIGAIQIAKLVGERNIIALDGGSTTTKASLVEGLVPKVTTEYFVERDRWRAGYPIRVPVVETVEVGSGGTSIAWIDEIGNLRVGPKAAGALPGPACYMKGGTEPTVTDAYVVAGILNPSYLLAGELKISREAAIQAVNKIATFFNVSTEEAAWGIIRIANENASNIIRIISIQKGYDPRDFALVAYGGSGPLFAPFIARELEIRKIIVPAIPPGVFSAWGLLATDIRHDAVKTDVVPLVEEKTEKIEESFRELEESLYNIFEQEGLKGREVVIVRNADLRYYGQEHTVKVTLPFKKIEKNDIERIRKIFHEAHRKEYEFSLPDNPIEIVNFHVTGYVIVKKVQLSEIKDTRASTLEEAVSGERKAFVDGETISIPVYYKPLIPPEKDIFGPAIIEDPTSTMLVLREMKVHSDKYGNLIARWLQ from the coding sequence ATGCATAAAAGTCAACTCGGAGGTCACTTCAATTTGCTCTCTAAACCCATCAGAATAGGAGTCGATATTGGGGGCGCATTCACGGATCTTGTAGCCTACAACGAGGAGACAGGAGAGCTTACATGGAAAAAGGTCGAGACCACCCCAAACGACCCATCTGAAGGAGTGATTGAAGCGATCGTGAAGAGCGGAATAGACATTTCCAAGGCCTATGCATTCATCCACGGTCAAACTCTCGTCATAAATACCATCTTGACAAGAAGCGGTGCGAAGGTTGGGCTACTTACTACCAAAGGATTCAGAGATGTTCTCGAACTACAGAGATCCAATAGGAGGGATATGTACAACTTCAGATACAGAAAGCCAGAACCATTTGTCCCCAGATACCTCAGGAGAGAAATTAGCGAGAGGATTTCGAGCGATGGATCAGTGATAACTCCTCTTAACGAAAATGAACTGAGAAAGGAGGTTGAAGTCTTGTTGAGAGAAGGAGTAGAATCGATAGCAATATCCTTCTTCAACTCATATGCTAATCCAAAGCATGAAAAGGAAGCGATGTATTGGATAAAGTCAAACTATCCAGAGATCCCTGTAACAACAAGCTATGATATTACTAGAGAATGGAGAGAGTATGAAAGAACTTCAACAGCAGTATTGAACGCGTATGTGAAGCCAAAAATGAAGAGATATCTGGAGAAACTGGAAAAATCCCTGAAGTCCTTGGGCTTTCTTGGAACTTCATATGCAATGCTGAGCAATGGAGGGATGGGTACTTTTTCCTATGTGGCAGAATATCCTATTACCAGCGTTGAGTCAGGACCTGTCGCCGGAGTTATTGGCGCTATTCAGATAGCAAAGTTGGTAGGAGAGAGAAATATCATAGCACTTGACGGAGGTAGTACGACGACCAAAGCAAGTTTGGTTGAAGGACTGGTTCCAAAGGTAACTACTGAGTACTTCGTGGAGAGGGATCGATGGAGAGCCGGCTATCCAATTCGCGTTCCAGTTGTCGAAACCGTTGAGGTTGGAAGCGGTGGAACTAGCATAGCTTGGATAGATGAAATTGGCAACCTGAGGGTTGGGCCAAAAGCAGCAGGCGCCCTCCCCGGTCCTGCTTGCTACATGAAAGGAGGAACCGAGCCCACAGTTACCGATGCTTACGTGGTAGCTGGCATTTTGAATCCAAGCTATTTGTTGGCTGGTGAGCTGAAGATTAGCAGGGAAGCTGCCATACAGGCAGTCAACAAAATAGCAACTTTCTTCAATGTATCAACCGAAGAAGCCGCTTGGGGAATAATCAGGATAGCGAATGAGAATGCTTCCAACATTATAAGAATAATAAGCATACAGAAGGGGTATGATCCCAGGGATTTTGCATTAGTAGCATATGGAGGTTCTGGCCCTCTATTTGCTCCATTCATCGCGAGAGAGCTTGAAATAAGGAAAATAATAGTTCCAGCGATACCTCCAGGAGTGTTTTCAGCTTGGGGTCTGCTCGCTACTGATATTAGGCATGATGCAGTGAAAACCGATGTTGTGCCCCTTGTTGAGGAAAAAACAGAGAAAATAGAGGAGAGCTTCAGAGAGCTAGAAGAAAGTCTGTACAATATATTTGAGCAAGAAGGACTTAAGGGGAGAGAGGTAGTTATTGTAAGGAATGCTGATCTAAGATATTACGGCCAAGAGCACACTGTAAAAGTCACATTACCGTTCAAAAAAATTGAGAAGAACGACATTGAAAGAATAAGAAAAATATTTCACGAAGCACATAGGAAAGAGTATGAGTTCTCCCTCCCAGACAATCCAATTGAGATAGTTAATTTCCACGTTACGGGCTATGTCATTGTAAAGAAGGTTCAGCTATCCGAAATAAAAGATACAAGAGCGTCTACTCTAGAGGAAGCAGTTTCCGGCGAAAGGAAAGCATTCGTAGATGGCGAAACAATCAGCATCCCCGTTTACTACAAACCACTTATTCCTCCAGAGAAGGATATATTCGGACCGGCTATTATTGAGGATCCAACCTCAACTATGCTGGTTCTGAGGGAAATGAAAGTACACTCGGACAAATACGGGAATCTGATAGCGAGGTGGTTGCAATGA
- a CDS encoding hydantoinase B/oxoprolinase family protein yields the protein MIDPFTLEILKRNLVVSAEEMFYAFGRTAMSPVIYEVLDYAVGIADSKGELVAQAPGVPGFSGVLDFVAAEVLRKFGRDLKEGDVIASNVPYESGTHLNDVALTLPVFHKDELIALVINKGHWSEVGGMHFGSWTSDSTEIFQEGLLLPSIKIYSEGKPNRDVLDLIFANNRLPRLTRGDMEAQIASMRVAARRIKGLIEKYGIDSVRLAMRKILDDGERAAKLKLRELPKGTFEAEDYIDDDGFGNSEVYVKVRVTIDEEKFVADFTGSSQQVKGSINSPYPATVSAVRETYMAVTDPHAEPNGGFFRPIRVIAPKGSIFNPVFPAPTSTYWESMAYATDLVWKALAPHIPQKLSAGHFLSILATILGGIDDRTGEPFAIVEPQPGGWGAWDGGDGESGLVACGDGETYIASNEVYERRHPIRVERFELNVSDGTGHGKYRGGFGVIKDYRVLSSKAYLTLSIGRSKFPPWGVNGGMQGTPNYAVIIGKDGSERKVRRIANHEMQKGELVSLRSGGGGGWGDPLERDPRLVAMDVKNEYITLETAREVYGVVLNPTTLEVDFELTDRLRQQKRRLKEMGVEK from the coding sequence ATGATTGATCCTTTCACATTGGAAATTCTGAAGAGGAATCTAGTAGTATCAGCTGAGGAAATGTTCTATGCTTTTGGCAGAACTGCAATGAGTCCCGTAATATACGAAGTCCTGGACTATGCTGTTGGAATAGCAGATAGCAAGGGAGAACTTGTGGCCCAAGCTCCAGGAGTCCCAGGCTTTTCCGGTGTTCTGGATTTCGTAGCAGCTGAAGTGCTAAGAAAATTTGGAAGAGACTTGAAAGAAGGAGACGTCATAGCGAGCAATGTTCCCTACGAATCAGGAACCCACCTGAACGATGTGGCCTTAACTCTGCCAGTATTTCATAAAGATGAGCTCATAGCGCTAGTCATCAACAAAGGTCACTGGAGCGAGGTCGGCGGAATGCACTTCGGTAGTTGGACAAGCGACAGCACAGAGATCTTCCAGGAAGGGCTTCTACTTCCCTCAATAAAGATCTACTCAGAGGGAAAACCAAACAGAGATGTTCTCGATCTGATATTTGCTAACAATAGATTGCCTAGACTCACGAGAGGAGATATGGAAGCTCAGATCGCTAGCATGAGAGTAGCAGCAAGAAGAATAAAAGGACTAATTGAAAAGTACGGAATAGATTCTGTCAGGCTGGCAATGAGAAAGATCCTGGATGATGGGGAGAGAGCTGCTAAGCTAAAGCTAAGGGAGCTCCCAAAGGGCACCTTCGAAGCCGAAGATTACATAGACGACGATGGGTTTGGAAATAGCGAAGTTTATGTTAAAGTAAGAGTTACAATAGATGAGGAAAAATTTGTAGCTGACTTCACAGGCAGCAGCCAGCAGGTCAAGGGGTCAATAAACAGTCCATATCCAGCAACAGTATCAGCAGTGAGAGAGACCTACATGGCTGTAACTGATCCTCATGCTGAGCCTAACGGGGGATTCTTCAGGCCAATAAGAGTAATAGCACCAAAGGGCAGCATCTTCAATCCAGTTTTTCCTGCTCCAACATCTACCTATTGGGAAAGCATGGCCTATGCCACCGATCTTGTCTGGAAGGCTCTTGCCCCACACATACCTCAGAAGCTCTCAGCAGGACACTTCCTCTCAATCTTAGCTACGATACTAGGAGGAATTGATGATAGAACAGGGGAACCATTCGCTATTGTAGAGCCTCAGCCGGGAGGATGGGGAGCATGGGATGGAGGGGATGGAGAAAGTGGACTAGTTGCATGTGGTGACGGAGAAACCTACATTGCTAGCAACGAAGTTTATGAGAGAAGGCATCCGATAAGAGTGGAGAGATTCGAGCTCAATGTTTCCGATGGAACAGGTCATGGAAAGTATAGAGGAGGTTTTGGAGTAATAAAGGACTACAGAGTTCTATCGAGCAAAGCATATTTAACTCTCTCCATTGGTAGGAGCAAGTTCCCACCATGGGGTGTAAATGGTGGGATGCAGGGCACTCCAAACTATGCTGTGATTATTGGGAAGGACGGCAGTGAGAGAAAAGTCAGGAGGATTGCTAATCATGAGATGCAGAAAGGAGAGCTTGTAAGTTTGAGAAGTGGGGGAGGAGGTGGATGGGGAGATCCTCTTGAGAGGGATCCAAGGTTAGTAGCTATGGATGTTAAGAATGAGTACATAACCTTAGAAACTGCGAGGGAAGTCTACGGTGTAGTGCTCAATCCAACAACCCTTGAGGTGGATTTTGAACTAACTGATAGACTCAGACAACAGAAGAGAAGGCTAAAGGAAATGGGGGTGGAGAAGTGA
- a CDS encoding ABC transporter permease — MSWVKYLLKRALSLAFVLLGLSILIFVISRVLPGDPARLALGPRASEEAVEALRKQLHLDQPYLVQYFYWLKDALSGSLGQSLYTFRDVSQDIREFYPATLELVLYAAIFNAIGAITLGVLAGRHAGKLLDHITRIFSYVSVAVPSFIFAILFQLIFSYYLNIFPAYGRLSNNIAPPHTITGLITIDSLLTGNFPAFIDALKHLLLPSISLALGMMGQEARITRSSIVDNSTKDFIINMESHGVSERKIMFKYLLKPSIIPTVSVMGLDVAGTIANAFLVETIFNWPGFSRYGVNVMLRKDLNGIVGVVMVVGITFAVINLLVDLFVAYLDPRIRYSEEGR; from the coding sequence GTGAGCTGGGTAAAGTATTTACTCAAGAGAGCACTCAGCTTAGCGTTCGTTCTTCTAGGACTTTCCATTCTGATCTTCGTCATATCAAGAGTTTTACCAGGGGATCCCGCTAGGCTAGCGCTTGGACCGAGGGCTAGCGAGGAGGCAGTAGAAGCTCTTAGGAAGCAGCTTCATCTCGATCAACCATATCTAGTTCAGTACTTCTATTGGTTGAAGGACGCTCTGAGTGGAAGCTTGGGACAGTCCCTCTATACATTTAGAGATGTATCTCAGGATATAAGGGAATTTTATCCAGCCACACTTGAATTGGTACTCTATGCTGCCATATTCAATGCAATAGGAGCTATAACATTGGGAGTCCTAGCTGGCAGGCACGCTGGAAAGCTTCTTGACCATATAACTAGAATATTTTCTTATGTAAGTGTTGCCGTTCCCAGCTTTATCTTCGCCATATTATTCCAGCTCATATTTTCCTATTATCTGAACATTTTCCCAGCCTACGGCAGGCTGTCAAACAACATTGCTCCTCCTCATACGATTACAGGTCTCATCACAATAGACTCTCTTTTGACTGGAAACTTTCCAGCATTCATAGATGCTTTGAAGCACTTGCTCCTTCCAAGCATTTCGCTGGCCCTTGGGATGATGGGACAGGAGGCCAGAATAACGAGATCAAGCATTGTAGATAATTCCACTAAGGACTTCATAATCAACATGGAGAGCCACGGCGTGTCGGAGAGGAAGATAATGTTCAAATATCTTTTGAAACCAAGCATCATTCCCACAGTTTCAGTCATGGGTCTTGATGTAGCTGGGACAATAGCAAATGCTTTCCTGGTGGAGACAATTTTCAATTGGCCAGGATTTTCAAGGTATGGAGTCAACGTTATGCTGAGAAAGGACTTGAACGGCATCGTTGGTGTGGTAATGGTAGTCGGCATAACTTTCGCAGTGATAAACCTCCTCGTCGATCTCTTCGTGGCTTACTTAGATCCCAGAATAAGATATTCCGAGGAAGGGAGGTAG